One Drechmeria coniospora strain ARSEF 6962 chromosome 01, whole genome shotgun sequence genomic region harbors:
- a CDS encoding polyketide synthase: MAVTMWQGALKIIAQESGLEPGEIIETEDTEFTALGINRILATAILSHLRGPRGEALPHDIFDQKPTVGAFRRFYESPIVLNVTPGHGVGHTPSTRAKQSRAASSIPLSIVLQNTIASSCHTVFLLPDGSGSAMAYANLPPVHPSVCVVGMNSPYLRNTGAYRCSLEELASQWVSEIYRRQPHGPYILGGWSAGGYYSYEVAKRLLRDGNVVEKLILIDSPCRTVFESLSMEVVQYLSSRNLMGNWGTQSPPDWLIEHFRSTLTAVGNYRPLPLGSAGGMETYIIWSRDGVLDDKTLANSGMDTTVKVSRFLLQGKDDLGPNGWEHLLPTKNMAIATQSGTHFTMVNDPHVAQMSELLRDAVVGVSHERRSRWQYVDRN, from the exons atggccgtcacAATGTGGCAGGGTGCTCTCAAGATTATTGCTCAAGAAAGTGGTCTGGAGCCAGGAGAAATCATCGAGACGGAGGACACTGAGTTCACGGCGCTCGGCATCAATCGTATTCTCGCCACAGCTATTCTCTCGCACCTGAGAGGTCCACGGGGAGAAGCTCTCCCACATGATATATTTGATCAGAAGCCCACGGTTGGCGCTTTCCGCCGCTTCTACGAATCGCCAATCGTACTCAATGTTACCCCTGGTCATGGTGTCGGTCACACGCCATCAACTCGGGCCAAACAGAGTCGAGCGGCATCCTCCATTCCACTTTCCATTGTTTTGCAAAATACTATTGCATCGAGCTGTCACACCGTATTCCTCCTCCCGGACGGAAGTGGTTCGGCCATGGCATACGCCAACTTACCGCCGGTCCACCCATCTGTCTGCGTGGTCGGCATGAACAGTCCCTACCTTCGCAACACCGGCGCATACCGCTGTTCCCTTGAAGAGCTGGCCTCGCAATGGGTCAGCGAAATTTACCGTCGTCAGCCGCACGGCCCTTATATCCTCGGCGGCTGGTCTGCCGGGGGTTACTACTCGTACGAAGTTGCCAAACGTCTCCTTCGAGACGGAAATGTGGTTGAAAAGTTGATACTCATCGACTCTCCATGTCGGACCGTCTTTGAGTCTCTGTCAATGGAAGTGGTCCAgtacctctcttccagaaACCTGATGGGGAATTGGGGAACCCAGAGCCCACCGGACTGGTTGATCGAGCATTTTCGCTCAACCTTGACTGCTGTCGGCAACTACCGACCGCTACCCCTTGGCTCGGCTGGTGGGATGGAAACGTATATCATTTGGAGTCGGGATGGTGTGCTGGATGATAAGACGCTCGCAAACTCCGGCATGGATACCACAGTCAAAGTATCCCGCTTCTTGCTGCAGGGGAAGGACGATCTTGGACCAAACGGGTGGGAACATTTGCTACCGACGAAGAACATGGCCATTGCCACCCAGTCGGGAACACACTTTACCATGGTCAATGATCCCCAT GTGGCACAGATGAGCGAGTTGCTGCGTGATGCAGTCGTTGGGGTATCCCATGAGCGACGCTCGCGGTGGCAGTACGTAGACAGAAATTGA